From the Vespa velutina chromosome 5, iVesVel2.1, whole genome shotgun sequence genome, the window ATCAAGAAGGAACAGGAATTAAAACGAGCTATCGATGATGAATATCGTATTATGCAGACTGTTATTGATCCAAGTAattcaattttctaataaaatcaattaagaGCTaagattgttaattattatctattcgtttatttcgttAGAACAGATTTTActtgattaataaattctattgataaaaaaattaatacatttttaataatccttGTAGCTACGTCGAGaagtgttaaaaaaaagtacgatCAGTCCTTGAGAGGTAAAGCCAACACTCGGCTTAGAATTCGAGAAGAAGAATGGAGAGACATAGTTTACGTCGATGATGCTCCACTCGACGGACCTAATCTATACGTCGTTTTAACGGGTTTTCACGATCCTGATCTATTCGTAGAACTAATGAACATTGGTGTACCTATGACTTGTATACTCAAGATAAAAAGACCTGGTGAAACATTAGAACATGTTTCGTTATAttacaacgaagaaaaaaatcaaaatgtcAATAGAATGTGGTTACCCTTTCCTGAAACTTACACCGTCGATAAAGTCGATCTTTATAAATTCTGGACATCATTGAAAAACACTTTAAAAGATCCACAAgccattcaaatattttcaaacgtaGCGTTTCTTACTTACAAGCCACCATTTTTGGCAGAGACATTTGATGACTTTGAATACAAAATTCTCAAAAaggatattttcgataaaatatcctTTATCGTGTACGATCTTTACGATCTTCTTCGAAAGCATTCCAATTACCTTAGAAGCATGTTAATCCAGCGTTACGACATCgatgagaaggaagaagcTGAGGCTAACATCTACCGTGCAATTCTCGATGCTCTACCAACGGAATGCGTCACCGTGCCAACATTACTTAATGCTCTTTTACTGCAGGTCGAAGCCAACTTAGACATCCTAGTAGATCGATCGTTCCAAGAGGAAAATGTTCCAGCAAAGGAAAATGTCGTCGAAAAGGTTAGCTCGATTCTTACCGATCTATCGCGACTTTTACACGGTACATAGACTCCGTTTAACGCGATTTCCTCGATAACGTTCCGAATCTttgaaggaaaagaacgaggaagaggaagtgCCAGTTGAGAGTATCGATGACAATGAAGATTCGTGGGTTAGAAAAAGAGTCaaaaatttaaacgaaaagTACAAAGttaaaacgtataaaaatatagtagAAGAGAATTTCAACGAATTACCAATCGAATTAATTCTTCATGGAGACAAATTGACTCTGAATACTCGTCACATTAATTtggataataatatcaaaatgatgTTGAATCTATCCGATGATAAGACCTTGGCTGATTCAATTTTGCAAGTTTATCAAGATCCTAGAATAGTCGATTGTTGGTTACATCATGAAGAATTAACAGAAACCAAAATGAAGGAGTACGATTgctatatcaataatataatcaaatactTTGATTCAAGTGTTCAAATCTGTCGAGAGAACATATTCCATTATTTGCATTTTTTGATCTTCGACAAGATGATCTATGGCAATCTATtcaaagaaaaggatgaaaaaattgaaacgcTATCAATTATTTCTCCTTCAGAATCTCCGCGTAGATATTCAACGTATCCTTCGTTGTTTTTgccaaaagataaaaaaaaggagtcaaaattcttttcgaaaagCGACACTGAGATAGATTATGGAAAGGCCGTGGCTGCATTCTTGAGTTGTCCAAGTCTCTTTGGACTCACCGATATAAGGGAAGTTTTGTTACCGAGTTATTTGGAGAAGAATGTCttcgaggaaagaaataaaagaatgcaAAGAATAGGAGAACCACTTGAAGAATACGATGACGTCGAATTACTTCCAAAAAAGATTCTTCTACAAACCCTTTACGAATGCTTCCAAAATTTCGAACGTTtcgagaaaagatattttgaaCCGACGGattctatattattgtatttcaGTAATGATTATGTAATAGGTGATGTATCCGAACGTACGACCGTATCTATCTTACGTACACCAGTTTGTCTACGAGATTTCGTTaagtacgtatataaagaAGAGATCGATTGGATaaatcaagaagaagaaaaatatcgattagaaTTGATGAAGAAAACGAGTAAATCGTCGTTCGGTCGAATTAATTCTATGGAAGACGAACTTCGTCTTTATTTCGGTGATGAACATTTTATTCTTCCGAATTCATTGAAGGCtcaggatttaaaaaaaaaattacaggCCGACTCGAaacgaaaagatttttcaagaCTCGATACACCTAGGACGGAAGTAAAGggtgagaaaaatattctcaaggatagtgaaaaaaagaaaggtggtAAAACGTTGAGCGAAAAAATCTCGTTGAAGGACAAGAAACAGAAAACGAACAGAGAAACAAATGAAATCGACACTTCCTTTTTACCTCGAAGGAAGATCCTATCTTTCGAGTCTGCCAAAGAGGATGAACCTCACGAGTTCATAGGGTATGACCTCGGGAACTTGCGAGTTCAGATAGTCGAGAAGAGTAAGATCTTCAATTCGAAGGATGGTACGTTCGTACGAGTGAATCTCGAGACTTGGCTTTACGAGAAGGTGGATTTACGTATTGCCATTAC encodes:
- the LOC124949424 gene encoding uncharacterized protein LOC124949424 produces the protein MSKKKSEKTVTSVKSKKQYNENAWQELLESLSINDDHWWCIVTMMIETKSDHARCVSMFNEAAEEGKRKAIYTLSHQKMLANVRSLSRQDPDKCPVLQRVCHHANKLLEANIESTWLLARVIKYMVYRAKIESVIKIKKEQELKRAIDDEYRIMQTVIDPTTSRSVKKKYDQSLRGKANTRLRIREEEWRDIVYVDDAPLDGPNLYVVLTGFHDPDLFVELMNIGVPMTCILKIKRPGETLEHVSLYYNEEKNQNVNRMWLPFPETYTVDKVDLYKFWTSLKNTLKDPQAIQIFSNVAFLTYKPPFLAETFDDFEYKILKKDIFDKISFIVYDLYDLLRKHSNYLRSMLIQRYDIDEKEEAEANIYRAILDALPTECVTVPTLLNALLLQVEANLDILVDRSFQEENVPAKENVVEKEKNEEEEVPVESIDDNEDSWVRKRVKNLNEKYKVKTYKNIVEENFNELPIELILHGDKLTLNTRHINLDNNIKMMLNLSDDKTLADSILQVYQDPRIVDCWLHHEELTETKMKEYDCYINNIIKYFDSSVQICRENIFHYLHFLIFDKMIYGNLFKEKDEKIETLSIISPSESPRRYSTYPSLFLPKDKKKESKFFSKSDTEIDYGKAVAAFLSCPSLFGLTDIREVLLPSYLEKNVFEERNKRMQRIGEPLEEYDDVELLPKKILLQTLYECFQNFERFEKRYFEPTDSILLYFSNDYVIGDVSERTTVSILRTPVCLRDFVKYVYKEEIDWINQEEEKYRLELMKKTSKSSFGRINSMEDELRLYFGDEHFILPNSLKAQDLKKKLQADSKRKDFSRLDTPRTEVKGEKNILKDSEKKKGGKTLSEKISLKDKKQKTNRETNEIDTSFLPRRKILSFESAKEDEPHEFIGYDLGNLRVQIVEKSKIFNSKDGTFVRVNLETWLYEKVDLRIAITLVGCTLRLFEKLNDRKMSNVFHVTTNKGIVLAFSKNIEPFNTTPNEFYWKELEFDFHASWPSGLTISPVTGDGPENPFYISQSYISKAPEDATREAYRKFLRNGTVLKFLDDNTVIVLRPNGVVIECTSFEDITMDENNLEEGKRFLVKNYS